The following proteins come from a genomic window of bacterium:
- a CDS encoding site-specific integrase, whose product DERMITYIFFCPISTAYYTLTVTKNGKIRKIPISKTLKEELKNFNRFTEYVFTNKETEKPYSDIKKGYKSLCELARIKNLRFHDLRHTAATRMVASGIDLVIVQDILGHADLKTTQRYAHPVPERKQKAIEALDQYCVNFA is encoded by the coding sequence GATGAAAGGATGATAACTTATATTTTTTTCTGTCCGATTTCTACGGCATATTATACTCTTACTGTGACAAAAAACGGTAAAATACGAAAAATACCAATTTCTAAAACGCTTAAAGAAGAACTCAAAAACTTCAATCGCTTCACAGAATATGTTTTTACTAATAAAGAGACAGAAAAGCCTTACTCTGATATTAAAAAAGGATATAAGAGTCTGTGTGAACTGGCAAGAATAAAAAATTTAAGATTTCATGACTTAAGGCATACTGCGGCAACCAGAATGGTTGCTTCGGGAATTGATTTAGTAATAGTTCAGGACATACTTGGACATGCTGATTTAAAAACCACTCAAAGATATGCTCATCCGGTTCCTGAAAGAAAACAAAAAGCCATTGAAGCTCTTGACCAATATTGTGTTAATTTTGCTTAA